A genomic region of Leptolyngbya sp. FACHB-261 contains the following coding sequences:
- a CDS encoding sensor histidine kinase: MNQTNQGVNRGLIEALGQVPLFANIAEEQLGWLAEQGNEIWLQPGEIHRAEGDPADHVFVMFSGEVRITQKVGQQELVLVTYGPKTLFGELPILTGTPYYWAGGRAVSECHILELPQAAFWQMLAMMPTVATSILRTMAERVQELQARAQQRGTLIELGSVAAGLAHELNQPIAAVTRDVQGLHDLFQTLPALTLKLDPASLLAAPDSAPTPDPTQSSPQAGPVQAGLELLDEIEQSSARISELVSVMKAYSFMDLAPLQEVDVHEGLENTLIVLRHKLKAGVVIRRNYDRSLPKICAYGSELNQVWTHLLDTAIDALAPHGQLDIRTWREQDQVLIEIAHDGAEIPAEIQQGLFEPGFSSKGVAQGKGLGLVTSYRTVAGKHQGDLRVASQPGHTLFQVRLPIGQLKNDQSQNG, from the coding sequence ATGAATCAAACTAATCAAGGCGTTAATCGCGGGCTGATTGAGGCTTTAGGTCAGGTGCCTCTGTTTGCCAACATAGCTGAGGAACAGTTGGGCTGGTTAGCTGAGCAGGGTAACGAGATTTGGCTTCAGCCCGGCGAAATTCATCGAGCCGAAGGCGACCCCGCTGATCACGTATTTGTGATGTTTTCCGGTGAGGTACGGATTACGCAGAAGGTGGGTCAGCAAGAACTGGTCTTGGTGACTTACGGCCCAAAAACGCTGTTTGGTGAATTGCCGATTCTCACGGGAACTCCCTATTATTGGGCGGGCGGACGTGCCGTTAGTGAATGCCACATTCTTGAGCTGCCCCAAGCCGCTTTTTGGCAAATGTTGGCGATGATGCCCACAGTCGCCACTAGTATTTTGCGCACGATGGCCGAACGTGTGCAGGAGCTACAGGCTAGGGCACAACAGCGTGGCACCTTGATTGAATTGGGCAGTGTTGCCGCAGGCCTGGCCCACGAACTCAACCAGCCAATTGCAGCAGTGACGCGCGATGTCCAGGGTTTGCATGACCTGTTTCAGACGTTACCCGCGCTGACACTCAAGCTTGATCCGGCCTCTCTGCTAGCTGCCCCAGATTCAGCTCCAACCCCAGATCCAACTCAATCCTCCCCTCAGGCTGGACCCGTGCAAGCGGGCCTAGAGCTACTGGACGAGATCGAGCAAAGTTCAGCCCGTATTTCGGAGTTAGTCAGCGTGATGAAGGCTTACTCCTTTATGGACTTAGCCCCCTTGCAAGAAGTGGATGTGCACGAGGGGCTTGAGAATACGCTCATTGTCCTGAGGCACAAGCTTAAGGCAGGGGTCGTCATCCGCCGCAACTACGACCGCAGCTTGCCCAAGATCTGTGCTTACGGTAGCGAGCTGAACCAAGTCTGGACTCATTTGCTTGACACTGCCATCGATGCCTTGGCTCCACACGGCCAACTCGACATTCGCACTTGGCGCGAACAGGATCAAGTGCTGATCGAGATCGCTCACGATGGTGCCGAGATCCCTGCCGAGATTCAGCAAGGTCTGTTTGAGCCAGGCTTTAGCAGCAAAGGGGTCGCTCAAGGCAAAGGCTTGGGATTGGTGACCAGCTATCGCACAGTTGCAGGTAAGCACCAGGGCGATCTCCGAGTGGCTTCTCAACCCGGGCATACCCTCTTTCAGGTGCGCTTGCCCATTGGTCAACTCAAGAACGATCAGTCTCAAAACGGTTAG
- the upp gene encoding uracil phosphoribosyltransferase: MGAAVTIIDHPLVQHKLTLMRRQETSTAKFRSLVHEISMLLAYEVTRELPLKQEAIITPMGPTQSPVVAGKKMVIVSIMRAGQGILEGMLQLIPSARVGHIGLYRDPKTHIAIEYYFKLPQDIAEREVLVVDPMLATGNTAVAAVHRLREATLGSIKFVCLLAAPEGIAHFQSEHPDVPIYTAAVDERLDEHGYIIPGLGDAGDRLFGTK; this comes from the coding sequence ATGGGTGCAGCAGTCACGATCATTGATCATCCCTTGGTGCAGCACAAACTCACCTTGATGCGTCGGCAAGAAACTAGTACTGCTAAATTTCGGTCACTGGTACACGAGATTAGTATGTTGCTGGCCTATGAAGTAACCCGCGAACTACCTCTTAAACAGGAAGCAATCATAACGCCGATGGGACCCACCCAGTCGCCGGTTGTGGCGGGTAAAAAAATGGTCATTGTCTCGATTATGCGAGCCGGTCAAGGAATTTTAGAAGGCATGTTGCAGCTCATCCCTTCAGCGCGGGTTGGACATATTGGGCTGTACCGCGATCCCAAAACCCATATTGCAATTGAGTATTACTTCAAATTGCCTCAGGATATTGCTGAGCGAGAAGTGCTGGTGGTTGATCCAATGTTGGCAACGGGCAATACTGCCGTGGCAGCAGTGCACCGCCTCAGAGAAGCGACATTAGGCTCGATCAAATTTGTCTGTTTACTGGCAGCGCCGGAAGGAATTGCTCACTTCCAGTCCGAGCATCCAGATGTGCCAATTTACACGGCTGCGGTCGATGAACGTTTGGATGAACATGGCTATATCATCCCTGGCTTGGGCGATGCAGGCGATCGCCTATTTGGAACCAAATAA
- a CDS encoding ATP-binding protein, which translates to MLDALRRVSLFTDTPDTELQWLLDQGTEIQLYAGEQLFAEGKPATGWYVLLEGEVRITKKLADQGQEALLNRFQSGAFLGEVPILLGSPYLASAYALVPSRLLRLEQDCFWYMVTNCPATSQGVLKAMAERLQVVQSVSDQQHKLISLGTLAAGLAHELNNPAAALSRTARHLRELLQNLPALALQLQQQWNCTQLELLSHLQHQALQQATTAPALDSLVQCDLEDGISDWLEAHDIANAWQLAPTLVGAGLTTEWLDTVVAQVGADCLNEGLIWLDALLTGVGLLAELKQASSRIASLVQAIQANSALEQAPLQAVDVHEGLESSLTILRHKLKAGVLIKREYGPTLPLIWAYSNELNQVWTNLIDNAIDAVSPQGQIWVRTSCEHDQILVEIADNGPGMTPEIQQRIFEPFFTTKGVGEGTGLGLDSTYRTVVGRHQGDIQVFSQPGDTRFQVRLPICPSTPPTWPVSEPVLTEA; encoded by the coding sequence ATGCTTGATGCTTTACGCCGGGTTTCACTGTTTACGGATACTCCTGACACCGAGTTGCAGTGGTTATTGGACCAGGGCACCGAGATCCAGCTCTATGCTGGCGAACAGCTATTTGCCGAGGGGAAGCCTGCCACTGGCTGGTACGTGTTGCTTGAGGGCGAAGTCCGCATTACCAAGAAGCTGGCTGACCAGGGGCAGGAAGCGCTTTTGAACCGCTTTCAGTCTGGAGCCTTTCTGGGGGAAGTGCCGATTCTACTAGGTAGCCCCTACCTAGCTAGTGCCTATGCCTTGGTTCCCAGTCGGTTGCTGCGATTGGAGCAAGACTGCTTCTGGTACATGGTCACTAACTGCCCAGCGACCTCTCAGGGCGTTCTCAAGGCGATGGCTGAGCGGTTGCAGGTTGTGCAATCGGTGTCCGACCAGCAACACAAGCTGATCTCCCTGGGCACCTTGGCGGCGGGGCTAGCTCACGAACTGAACAATCCTGCCGCGGCGCTGAGCCGTACTGCCAGACACTTGCGGGAGTTGTTACAGAACTTACCCGCCCTGGCGCTCCAGCTCCAGCAGCAGTGGAACTGTACGCAGCTGGAACTGCTCAGTCACTTGCAGCACCAAGCTCTGCAGCAGGCAACCACGGCACCTGCGCTCGACTCGCTCGTCCAATGTGACCTAGAGGATGGCATCAGCGACTGGTTGGAAGCTCATGATATTGCCAACGCCTGGCAACTGGCCCCTACCTTGGTTGGAGCCGGCCTGACTACCGAATGGCTGGATACAGTAGTGGCCCAGGTTGGGGCTGATTGTCTAAACGAGGGGCTGATTTGGTTGGATGCCCTGCTCACTGGGGTTGGACTTTTAGCTGAGTTGAAGCAGGCCTCCAGCCGCATTGCCAGTTTGGTTCAGGCGATCCAAGCCAACTCTGCTCTAGAGCAGGCTCCCCTACAAGCTGTGGATGTGCATGAGGGGCTTGAAAGTTCACTAACCATCCTCCGCCACAAGCTCAAAGCAGGGGTACTGATCAAGCGAGAGTACGGCCCAACTTTACCGTTGATTTGGGCCTATAGTAACGAACTCAATCAGGTTTGGACCAACCTGATTGACAACGCCATTGATGCAGTGAGTCCCCAAGGCCAAATTTGGGTGCGTACCAGCTGCGAACATGACCAGATTCTGGTGGAGATTGCTGACAATGGGCCAGGCATGACACCTGAGATCCAGCAACGTATTTTTGAACCATTTTTTACAACCAAGGGGGTTGGCGAAGGGACAGGATTGGGCTTGGATTCAACCTATCGAACTGTGGTGGGCAGGCATCAAGGCGACATCCAGGTTTTCTCTCAGCCCGGAGACACCCGCTTTCAAGTGCGGCTGCCCATTTGCCCATCAACCCCTCCGACGTGGCCGGTTTCTGAACCGGTCCTAACTGAGGCTTAG